Within Paenibacillus sp. RUD330, the genomic segment GAATGTCAAAGACCGTGCCGCTTTGGGTGGAAACGGTGGCGCCAGCTGTGACCGCAGTACCAGAGGGGCCATTGATCCGGACATTACCTTCAGATTTGACCGATGGCTTCCTGGTTACGCCCTGCTCAGCTGCGATCATGTCGACTTCCTCTTCTGATGCGTCCTCTACACTACCTGCCCTGACTCGTTTGATCCGTTCAATCTCCTCGTAGGCCTGGGCCACTTCGAGAGCTACCGGCGCGAGGGCGTCATAGGTGAATGTTCCCTCACCTTTTGCTACGCCGCTCGTCGTATTGCCAAGCATGCGGGCTAAGAGCGTCTCATAATCTATAGCCATCTATCCTCACCTCCCCATAGACCGTTTCTGCAGTAAAGCTTAGGTTAAGAACGTCATCCGACTGTTCGATTTCAAAGTCAGAGAACGCCAAAACGTAAGGGCTGCTCAAGGCTTCCCGGACGAACCTCTCCGCTTCGGACTTATCCGGCGCGCTGCGCTGACCGAGAAGGCTATCGAGCTCGTGCCCATACTCCCAGCTGTAGGCAAGATAGCGGAAACGTTCGGTCCGCATGGTTTTGTACATCCAGATTTCAAGCGCCGGCAGCCCTTCCAGTCGGACAGGGTTTCCGTCGACAAGAACAAAATCATTCGTCGAAAAGTCCCAGGCATATTCCCGCCAGATCGGCAAATCTGCTTGAGCCGTCTGGTCGATGGCCGTTCCGGTTGCTTCCTCCGAAATGCCATCGATAAAAGGGAACGGGCTATCAGCCATCTGCAGGCACCACCCTCGTCACTGCCCAACGCCCTCCGACCGGCTGAAGCACGACTTGCTCGCCGTTCTGATGCGTCCAGTTTGGCGGGATATAGAGGTCATCAGCCTCCAGTGTGAGATCGGAGGAAAGTACGGTGATCGGGGACGGCCATGCGCTGGTCACGATCCCGAGAGACGCACCGGTCCGCTCCGCTTCCTGCTTTGCGACCTCACGGATATACGAAGTTATCCAGGCTATATCCCGTACTCCCGGCGCCGCTACTGCTCGCTTTGCTGGATCCACTGTCTACCTCTCCCCCTTCCTGCTCATCCATGAGATTTTGAAAATTGACCGTGAGCGTGATCGTCTGCATGCCGTTTTCCCAGACATGCTCGTCGCTGTCTACGTAAAAAAGACCCACCAAGCCGGTGAGTTGGTCCTGAATTCTGACGGCATTGCCTGTAATGAGATCGACCTGCCCATTGCCAAAAACAGTAACGTTCGCCGTCCTTTCCGCCCCTTTCAGCATGGCACGAGCAGGAGCGTAGGGGTCCTTTTTTTCTTCTTGTTGATAAATCTCTTGGAGCCGGCCGTATCGCTTCAAATTATCCGCTGCCGTGACCTCGCCAACATAGTTGTCGTTCTTGTCAACGATTTTGACAGCCGTCACAGCGTCCTCAATGCTCTCGGTGTACGAAGCCTCCGTGAGATTGGTATCAGCCGTCAGCATAACTGCCGCTGTCCTGGCGCCCTTGCGGATGACGCTTAGCCGGCCTGCTGACATGCGGGGGATGTATTTATGCCCTGTCGTCTTAGAAGCACCGGTGTAGCCGATCATGATGGCCTCATATGCACTCCTGTTGAGGGCCGCGAAGCGCTGGTTCCCTCCGGCATCCTCCAGGTATCCGACTGGCACGCCGATTTCAGCGCAGACTGTTCGTGCCACCGAAGCCGCCGTCGCCGCTTTGAATATTCGGTTGACCTTGGACTGCGTCAGATACCTAAGCCCGTCATAGGCTGTGTACTCGATGCTGCTGCCTGAGAGCGACTTCGACATCTTGAAGAGGTACCCTCGGAAAATCTCCTTGCCATCGTCATCGTAGACGAAGATCATCTCCCCGAGCTCCATAGGCACCTTCGGAATGTTTTTGTCATTCGGTGCAAACAAGACAGAGAAAGTCACCGATCGGGCAGCCGTTGACTTGTCTCCGGACCAGGAGAGCCGGAGGAAGAGACCGGAAAGGTCCGTCTTCACCCCGGCTCTGGAAACGTGCTTAAGGGAGATCATATTTTCAACACCTGCCCGATCTGTAACTTACGGTCATCTGTAATCCCGTTCTTCTTTTTGATTTCCGGCCAACGGCTGCCGTCGCCGTAGACCCTCTTGGCAATCAAAAATCCGGTATCGCCTTTTTTGACGGTGTATGTCTTCGGCGGTGTTTTGGTCGATGTGCGTGCCGCACTGGCGCTATTCGCCGAGGCAGTTATCGCTGGGGCTGACGCGGCCTGCTGGGCAGTGACAAAGCGGTATTCTCGTAACGTCAATGTAAAATAGACGTCCAGCGGTCCCGGACGATGACCGTAGGCGAATTCCTCAATTGCCATTACTTGATTGAGGCTGAGCCCCCTCGCCGTGATGAGCAGGCGCAGAGGCTTGCCGCTCTCCTTCCAACGGTTGAGGGTGTTGACGAAAGTGACCGGCGGCGGGAAGTCCTTATAAACGCACAAGCCATCGTCTTGAATGGGGAAATAGCTTTCTAGTGTGATGCTATTTAGCTTCCGCTTGCCCATTACCAATACCTCACCAAGGTTGTGGACGTTTACTGTGCTATGAGCCATTCCGGTTTGCAGGTCATATGACGTTGGCGGCACCGGTAGCCGTAGTGTCTCCGTGCCGTTGTTATAAGACAAAACTACATCAATCGGCATGAACTGCTCCTCCATTCAAACTGACCTGCTCAATGGCTTGTCTAAGCATTTGGGCAAGTCGCTGGAAGTCGGATTCGTCTCTTACCACTGGGTTATGGATGTTGACGGTGATGGATTGACCGCCTCCGCCGCTCCTCCGCTGGTTCGCTTCCTGGGCTGTAAGGACTTGCTCTCCTTGGTGCAGCAAGGTCGGATAGTTGTCGTATGGAACTCGAGCTTTCCCCCAGGCGTTGGCCGTTGGCCTGAATCCAAACCATCCAGCAGCCCCGTTCGTCAAAGAATCCTTCCAGGAGGAGAACATATCTTTCCATCCTTGAATTCCTGTAGTTATAGTGGATATTCCAAGCCCAATAGGTCCCGAAAACCTTGCCGCAACCGCCCCGCCTACATTGCCGACCAGTCCGATGTTGTCCCAAATCGCTTTTACAAGTCCGTCCATGATTCCTTTACCGATATTCGTTCCCATAACGACGGCAGCGTCAACAATCGGCTTGCTGTTCTTAAGTCCCTCACCGATTACATCGCCGATGCGCGTCGCTACTTTGGTCAGCTCCGCCTTGCCCTCCTTCTCATACCATCCTTCGAACTGAGTCCTGAGCTGCGCGAAACCAAACTTCACTTTCCCCTCGAAGGACATGTTCTGAAATTCCGGATTGTCAATAAACGTCTTTTGCACATAGGCCCAAGCCGATTTGCCTTTTTCCACAACTGCACGAGCCAACGAAGCCATCATCTTGCTGCCGGCATCGAACATTTTTGTGGCGCCGCCACCACTCAGATAATCGGCCCAACGCTTGAGTTCTGGCTTCAGGTATTCGAGTGTTCGTGTGCCCATATTGGTTACGCCGGAGCTCATTGTGCCTGTAACCGTCGACCATAGGCCATAGGCAGATTGCCCGAGTTTATCGGCGCCGCCGCGGAACATCTGCGTCAGTCCGATTCCCGATCCATTTTTGAGCTTGGACCAATCGCCGCCAGAAGCCTTAATTTGCGCTTGGCTGATTTTAAATCCAAACTCCTTCATCCGCTCCGTCTCGCCCGTCGCTAGGTCAGCAAGGGCTTCGATAGAGTCGCTAAGAGTCTTGCCAGGGGTAAGAGCCGTCATATCCTCAGCAAGCCTCAGAAGGCTCATAGCTGGCTTGGTTTTGCCCCCAGCTATACCGAGGGCCCTTGTGCCGGTGGAAATGACCTCGTCCGTATCGAACGGGGTGATGTCCGCATTTTTCCGGAGATCAGCGATGAATCGTTGCGCTTCCTCGCCGGCCCATGATTTCCCCTGCTTGGGGTTATTGACGCCAAGGAAGTGCGTCATAGAAATCATCTGCCGCTCCAGCATAGAGGCGCCTTCGAGGCTCTTTTTGATTAACGCGATTCCGCCCGCAGCAACGATTCCTCCCCCGATCAGTAACGGCTTGCTGAGCATCCCTACGATGCTCGTCAATCCGCGGAGCCCTGTTGAAGCCATATCCACGGCTCTAACTGAAACCTTGAAAGGCGCTTTAGTCATCCACTTGAGAGTGTTGACCGCCGGCTTGATCTGGGCACTGAAGCGCTGTGCATGAGCCGTCACCACTACCGCAGCGTTACGGATAGCCTTGGTCCGCTGTTCCACCGCCTTGATTGCCTTCATGGCTGGTGAATTATTAATCCTAATCTGCCGTTGTTTTTTGGCTTCGGCATCCAGCTGCTTCTTTACCGTCTGAACGGATCGGTTAAACGAATCGGTATTTTTCTTGACCCGCTGCATGACAGCGGAGTAATTGTCCCGCAGGCTGATAACCGATGTAAGTCGCGCCACCTCTACTCTCACCTCACATTACTGGGTACACCGGCCAGGCGGCACCTTTTTCAAGTCGTTCCCGCTCTTCCCTCTCATACTCGTAAAAAGCCCGGATGAGCAACTGTTCCCCGGGCGGCATGTTATATATTTCGCTCGGTCGAATGCCACGCCGGGACCAGTAATAATACAGCATCCCGGTGTGCCCATCCGACTCTATCCGTTTTTTACTTCAGTCACCGCATCTTCGCCAAACCCAGAAAGATCAGAGATTTCCGAGTAAAGCTGAAAAAGTTCGCCTGGAAGGAGGAAGTTTGTCTGAAGCAGCAACTCTTTCGGTGTCGCTACTCCCTGATGCTTCAAGAGCTCACTAGACTTCAGCGAAGGATCAAGCAGTCCCTTAATGACTGTATGCGCACGGATAGCACCTTGGTCAATTTCGCCGTCACTGGCGGAGATTTCAGAAATTTCCTCCTGTTCTTCATAGGTGAGCGCCTGCAGCGTGAAAATCACAGCCTCGCCGGCGAGTGCAGAGAGCCGCGGAAGTTCGACCTTCTTTGTTGGCCTGACCACTTTGGTTCGGTCAATTTTCAGCAGCAAATCGAGTGTAGACATTTAAATTCCTCCGCCCGTAATAAGATCATTGGTTTCCCATTTTGTGAATGTGAATGGCGCTTCCGTCTCACCTTTAACGCCGGCTTCCCAGTCGGCCAAGGTGAGGTCGTTGAAACTGGCATCCGAGACAGTAACCCTTTCGGCCCCGAATGCTGCTGGATCATTCAACGAGCTCAGGATGGTCGCTCTAGGCAGAATGCCTTTTTGGATGGCGGCACTGTACTTCTTAATCATCCGCGAGTTAACCTTGTGCAGCCTGACACTGCCATTTCCTTTATAGCCCATGAATTTCGAATCGACGCCCATATTCCCCGCCAACTGCACATCCTCTTTGTTGAACTCAAGCTTGGCTTGGAATGCTTTGACCTCAGCGACATAGTCGCCATCGATCCAGAGCTCACCACCCGTACCGCTGATAATCCTTTCGCCATTAAAGCCTGCTGGCATGGTTCATTCCCTCCTAGAGGTAAATTTGCATATCGAAGTCCTCAATGGCGTCGAGTGCCCGCAGCGGGCCGCCGAGAAATACTTTGTCCCTGGTATTGGCTTCTTTGACTTGCTGATCATTCATGGCAGCAACTGCATCGGCACCGAGGATCGTCTTGAGGTATGCCCGTTGAGCAGCTATATTGATGTCTGCCCGGCTGAGCCCCGGATCCAGAATACCTTGCAACTCCATTTCCTCGTAGTAAGCATTCACCGCATTTAGCAGCAGGAGCTTATTGGTGTACGAGTTGGAGACCTTGCCGATATAGTTGTCCTCGATCGTCTGCTTGATGTCCGTATAGATTTTGTTGAACACCCGGACCAGTTTGATTTTTTGCCATTCGGCACCAAACGGATCGGCCAGCGTCGTAAGGGACGTCACCCCTCGAGCAATCTTGACCTTTTCACCGTCATTGATCAGGACCAGCTTGCCGGCGGCAATGGCTGTGTTGGCCTCGGTTTTCGTAAGCTTCGGCACATCCGTCACATCTGGCAGCACCTGATAGGTTGGGGCCACGGTGAGCGATAGGCCGGCGAGCAGTCCGGCAATCCGGGCCAGAAAATTGGTCGTTGTGTAGCTCGTGGCACCAACATAGATGTTGTCGGTAGCAAAATTCACGATAGCCGGGTGGTCACCGGCGTGGTTCGGCAATACGAACATGATCTTCCGATCCTTGGCGTCATACATGCCCTTGGCCCATGTAGCCGCTGAGGACACATCTCCGGCGGCGATTCCGGGGACAGTCCCGACATTCCATGGAATGGTTTCCAGGTAGTTGTACGCAGCGGAATAGTCCGACGCGGTCGATGGTATTACGACGACCTTCACCATTGCAGGCGTGCCTATCATTGCCAGAGCGATATGGTTTTTGTTGACCACCGTCAGTCCGGCCGGGATTTCATCGCCTGGGCGCAGCTTGTACTCAACGAGGCCTGTCGAGACGGACGTGTCCTTGAGTACAATCGCCAACACGCCCGCGCCGCCCTGCTGAATCGCTGCGGTGGCAATGGATTTGAACACGATATTTACATTAGGCAAACCGAGTGCCATTGGTCATCCTCCTTCTTGGTCCAAGTGGACCTCTTGCATGGTGTCGTATTCCGGCAGCTGCCGGTTGGTCTGACCCTCCAGGACAACGGTGATATAGACTTCATCGTCCCTCGGCCCGCCGTCGATGCTTGCGATCGTGTAGAAAGCACCGTCAGGGGCTTTCAATGCAGGTGATTCCTGCAATGCCGTCATAAGGCGGTCCGAAACGTCGATTTGATCGAATGCGTCCGGTTCTTGCCCGCGGGCGAGTTTGGGGAAGTAGACGATCTGCCAGGTCATCCGCTGCTGTCGGTAATTTAGGTTCAAAAACTCGCCCGAATGGGTCGCCAATTGCACGAAAAAAGACGGCTGTTTAAAGCCGTCCGGAACCGTGTTGACGTATGTGGTCGTGACCTCGGGAATCGTGTCCTTCAGGAGGCGCCTTATGGCGTCCAGGCTGCTACGAAACATCGAAGCCCGCCTCCTTCCCGATCTCCTGGATGAAGTCGTCGACCATTTCAGGAATGTCTCGGTTCGTCTTCTCCAACGCCCGCTTGAAGAAATGAGTACCGGGGACAAAGCCGAGATTCTTCTTGGTTCTCCGAATCCGGCCGTTCTTCATCTTCTTGCGTGTCACTTTTACCAGCTTGTGGCCATCTTCAACCATGCGAGCGTACCAGACTTTGGTGCCGACTTCGATCGTCTCGCTAGGATCCACAAACAGGATCCATTCCTTCTGTCCCTTATAGGCCTCACGATTGAAAGAAGCCCGGAGACGCCCGGAGCTGACCGGCACCTCGGCAGCACAATTCTTTAGGTGCTGCTTCCCGACATCGTAGCGAAGCTCGTTGTAACGATTTTTGTCTCGAGCCGCATGCCCCAGCGCCTTGGAAAGGTGGTCGAGACCTTCGATCTTGAAACTCATGCCGAACCCTCCCGCTCCACCTGAACCTCCGTATGGTGATTATTGGGCCGATACGGTTCGCCCGCCCGGTACTCGCCGGCCCCGTTGACCTTCAGCAGGTCCCCTGCTTGCACGTCGGCTGCCGCGGGCATATAGAGCATGTAGATTTCCACGATTTCCGTATCCGGTTCTCCGCGATTCGCCTCGATGCTTTTACGAGACAGTCGGCATGGGTATGGGTGAAGGTTAACCTGCTGATAATCGTCAGCCCCGTTAAGGGGCGTATTGTACTCGTCCTTTTGCGGTAGCGAGCGCCAAACGGTGCAGCGCTGCGACATCAGTCGTCGGCTCATAAACTGCCCCCTCACATATCTGGACGGATGTGAGGACCGATCAAGGCCTTCACAGCGCCTGGCATGTCGGATTCCCCAGCCGCATAAGTCACGGAGGCGTCTCCAAGTCGCTCAGTTTGGACGCCCGGCTCCCTCTGAAGGTGCTTCATCAGCATGATGCAAGCGAATTCCAGTGTCTCCGGCAGCGTGCGGGGGCTTTGCTCAGTCGCCTCGTCCGGCAGAACATACCCCGCGGAGTATGTGACGCTGATAGCACGGTCGCCACAGGGCCAGCCGCATTCCCGGAAGAGGATGCCGAAATCCAGTATTTCGACGCCCGAGAGCGTTGCGCCAGCGCCGGATATGCTGGATATGGACTGAATTGGGTAGTTCGGGAGCCGGATATACTTCCCCGGCAGTCCCGTGATCCTGCTGCTATGGGTCTGGAGCTTGAATTGACGCCTGCAAGCCTCCTCAATCATCGTCGAGGCGACCGCGATCAGCTCCAGCAGCTCGATGTCCTGGGAATCGTCCTCGGGATCAAGCCCCATCATCGTCTTTGCTTTGCTCAGCGTGGTCAGCATGCCGCGTCAGCCTCCATTAGGACAGCGTGACTTGAGCGAAGACGACGGACTCTGCATCCCACTTCTGAATGTCGTCACGAATGACAGCGCGGAGTTCCGTCGTGCGACGTCTCCAGGCGTCTCCGCCCTCTTTGGTAGTGTCCAGTTCATAGAACATGCGGCTGAAGAGTACGATCGCTTGCTTCAGATCGCCGATGAACATAGGAGCTTTGATCGTCGTCGTGCCTTCGCTCGGAAGGTATCGGTTTGCAACAACGATGACCTGACGTCCGCGGAACAGTTTTCGGCCTGGCTGCGTGATGTCATCGGTGAGAAGGTACCTGCCGGTCGAATCCTTTTGCGTATCCAACCAGTCATAGCCGTCCTGGTTCGTCAAGATGACGGCGTTAGCACTGATTGCCGGGTCGAGCCCAACGTTCAAGACCTTCTTGATCGGATCCAGACCCGACATCGCCTGCTTTGTCCAGGTAGTGAGCAGGTTCGTAATCAGCGTATTCCGCGTTACGACGGCTTTGCGGCCGATCCAGTTTGTGATGTATGCCAGCAGGTTTTGGTCTGTATCTTGGAGCAAATTGTTGGTGATTGGCAGGAATCCGCCGCGATCCTTCAGCTTGTAGTTGACCGGCGTGAACGTAGGTCCGCCGATTTCAGGAACTGGAGCGTATTCATCCATGACCGCGAAAGGCGTCATCGTTCCGTAGTTTTCGAGGACCCGGGATCCGGAAAGCGCCGTGACAGGCTCAACCGTTACGAATTCGGAAAGGTCATCTAGGCTCCGAGAGACCTTGTGAATCATCGTTTGGACGTCTTTCGGCACCAGAATGGACAGGTCTCCATCCGGAATAGCCGGGTTCGTTTGTCCTTCATTCAGAACCGTCCGACGCTGGTACTCGGAAATGACGCTCTGCATATCAGCCGTTATGTGCTGCCGGCGCACGCCGCGCAGGAAGATTCCCCGATACTCGGTCTCCAGCTCCGCATCTTCGCGGCTTTCCAGCCCTTTTTGGCCGCCAATTTCCGCTCCAGAACCACCGACGCCGAGGTTTTCGCGGTCCTCCGTGTCCAGTTGCGTCAGCAGGTCGACTTTCTTCTGCAAGCTGCGGACTTCTTCCATCCGTTTATCAGCCTCATCGACCTTGTTCTGGCCGATCATGGAGCGCACTTCCGTTTTTGCTTGGTTCAGTTGGGCCAGCAGTTCGCGCAGTTCTCTCGTCAATTCAATCACCTCATAGGTTTATTTGGGCACAAAAAAAGAACCAGATCAGAGATCCAGTTCCATCAGCAGCAGCTTTTTGCGATATTCGTCAGCAGCTCGCCGTTCCTCAGCTTTGAAATCACCCAGGGACCGGGCGGAAACTTCATTGGCCGGGTAGGCTGGGAAGGCAACGGGAGAGATTTCGTAGAGCTCGGCGTTCAGGATGGTCCGCTTGTAGAGCTTCCCGCCGCCCTCCCGAGACTCCGAGGCCCACTTTTCCTTGGTGACCAGCATCCCGAAGGAAACGCCGTCCACATCGCCACGTCTTATTGTCTCGAAAGCGTCATTCCCATGCGTTGTGTTGGGCAAGTCCAGCTCGAAACGGAGCTCTGTCTTGTCGCTGGTAACGCGCAGCGTGCCGCTCCTGGTGTTCCCGAGCACCTGAGATGTGTCGTGCGACCACAGACCGACGACTCCGCGAGCAGCAAGGCTCTCGTCGAAGGCGCCTGCCGCGATCTGCTCAACGAAGGAGTCGCCATAGTAATCGCGCATTTCTTCGCTGTCAGTATCGTACTTGATGGCCCCTGTGATGGTCCGTTTACTCGACTCCGTCTCCGTCGCTTCCGTCTCCCTGATCTCCATCCGGATCGGCAGGGTTCTCTTCTC encodes:
- a CDS encoding phage tail sheath subtilisin-like domain-containing protein, yielding MALGLPNVNIVFKSIATAAIQQGGAGVLAIVLKDTSVSTGLVEYKLRPGDEIPAGLTVVNKNHIALAMIGTPAMVKVVVIPSTASDYSAAYNYLETIPWNVGTVPGIAAGDVSSAATWAKGMYDAKDRKIMFVLPNHAGDHPAIVNFATDNIYVGATSYTTTNFLARIAGLLAGLSLTVAPTYQVLPDVTDVPKLTKTEANTAIAAGKLVLINDGEKVKIARGVTSLTTLADPFGAEWQKIKLVRVFNKIYTDIKQTIEDNYIGKVSNSYTNKLLLLNAVNAYYEEMELQGILDPGLSRADINIAAQRAYLKTILGADAVAAMNDQQVKEANTRDKVFLGGPLRALDAIEDFDMQIYL
- a CDS encoding DUF6838 family protein, with the translated sequence MFRSSLDAIRRLLKDTIPEVTTTYVNTVPDGFKQPSFFVQLATHSGEFLNLNYRQQRMTWQIVYFPKLARGQEPDAFDQIDVSDRLMTALQESPALKAPDGAFYTIASIDGGPRDDEVYITVVLEGQTNRQLPEYDTMQEVHLDQEGG
- a CDS encoding phage major capsid protein produces the protein MIELTRELRELLAQLNQAKTEVRSMIGQNKVDEADKRMEEVRSLQKKVDLLTQLDTEDRENLGVGGSGAEIGGQKGLESREDAELETEYRGIFLRGVRRQHITADMQSVISEYQRRTVLNEGQTNPAIPDGDLSILVPKDVQTMIHKVSRSLDDLSEFVTVEPVTALSGSRVLENYGTMTPFAVMDEYAPVPEIGGPTFTPVNYKLKDRGGFLPITNNLLQDTDQNLLAYITNWIGRKAVVTRNTLITNLLTTWTKQAMSGLDPIKKVLNVGLDPAISANAVILTNQDGYDWLDTQKDSTGRYLLTDDITQPGRKLFRGRQVIVVANRYLPSEGTTTIKAPMFIGDLKQAIVLFSRMFYELDTTKEGGDAWRRRTTELRAVIRDDIQKWDAESVVFAQVTLS
- a CDS encoding LysM domain-containing protein; its protein translation is MEEQFMPIDVVLSYNNGTETLRLPVPPTSYDLQTGMAHSTVNVHNLGEVLVMGKRKLNSITLESYFPIQDDGLCVYKDFPPPVTFVNTLNRWKESGKPLRLLITARGLSLNQVMAIEEFAYGHRPGPLDVYFTLTLREYRFVTAQQAASAPAITASANSASAARTSTKTPPKTYTVKKGDTGFLIAKRVYGDGSRWPEIKKKNGITDDRKLQIGQVLKI
- a CDS encoding phage tail tube protein, whose product is MPAGFNGERIISGTGGELWIDGDYVAEVKAFQAKLEFNKEDVQLAGNMGVDSKFMGYKGNGSVRLHKVNSRMIKKYSAAIQKGILPRATILSSLNDPAAFGAERVTVSDASFNDLTLADWEAGVKGETEAPFTFTKWETNDLITGGGI
- a CDS encoding HK97 gp10 family phage protein: MSFKIEGLDHLSKALGHAARDKNRYNELRYDVGKQHLKNCAAEVPVSSGRLRASFNREAYKGQKEWILFVDPSETIEVGTKVWYARMVEDGHKLVKVTRKKMKNGRIRRTKKNLGFVPGTHFFKRALEKTNRDIPEMVDDFIQEIGKEAGFDVS
- a CDS encoding DUF2634 domain-containing protein, translated to MADSPFPFIDGISEEATGTAIDQTAQADLPIWREYAWDFSTNDFVLVDGNPVRLEGLPALEIWMYKTMRTERFRYLAYSWEYGHELDSLLGQRSAPDKSEAERFVREALSSPYVLAFSDFEIEQSDDVLNLSFTAETVYGEVRIDGYRL
- a CDS encoding DUF3599 family protein, whose translation is MSRRLMSQRCTVWRSLPQKDEYNTPLNGADDYQQVNLHPYPCRLSRKSIEANRGEPDTEIVEIYMLYMPAAADVQAGDLLKVNGAGEYRAGEPYRPNNHHTEVQVEREGSA
- a CDS encoding HK97 family phage prohead protease — protein: MTKTKEKRTLPIRMEIRETEATETESSKRTITGAIKYDTDSEEMRDYYGDSFVEQIAAGAFDESLAARGVVGLWSHDTSQVLGNTRSGTLRVTSDKTELRFELDLPNTTHGNDAFETIRRGDVDGVSFGMLVTKEKWASESREGGGKLYKRTILNAELYEISPVAFPAYPANEVSARSLGDFKAEERRAADEYRKKLLLMELDL